From the genome of Amycolatopsis sp. NBC_01488, one region includes:
- the rplO gene encoding 50S ribosomal protein L15 has product MTAIKIHHLRPAPGSKREKMRVGRGEGSKGKTAGRGTKGTKARKNVPAGFEGGQMPIHMRLPKLRGFKNRFRTEYQPVNVGDIARVFPDGGTIGAEELAAAGLVRKGKLVKVLGNGDVNGVKLDVTADGFSGSAKEKLEAAGGSATTN; this is encoded by the coding sequence ATGACGGCCATCAAGATCCACCACCTGCGCCCGGCTCCGGGCTCGAAGCGCGAGAAGATGCGCGTCGGTCGTGGTGAGGGTTCGAAGGGCAAGACGGCCGGTCGCGGTACGAAGGGCACCAAGGCCCGGAAGAACGTGCCCGCCGGGTTCGAGGGTGGGCAGATGCCCATCCACATGCGGCTGCCGAAGCTGCGTGGCTTCAAGAACCGCTTCCGCACCGAGTACCAGCCGGTGAACGTGGGCGACATCGCCCGCGTCTTCCCGGACGGTGGCACCATCGGTGCCGAAGAGCTCGCCGCCGCGGGCCTCGTCCGCAAGGGCAAGCTCGTCAAGGTGCTCGGCAACGGTGACGTCAACGGCGTCAAGCTCGACGTGACCGCCGACGGCTTCTCCGGCTCCGCCAAGGAGAAGCTCGAAGCGGCCGGTGGCTCCGCCACCACCAACTGA
- the rpmD gene encoding 50S ribosomal protein L30, translated as MTQLKVTQVKSKIGTKHAHRESLRTLGLRKIRQSVVREDTPQVRGLIHTVRHLVEVEEVQA; from the coding sequence ATGACTCAGCTCAAGGTCACCCAGGTCAAGAGCAAGATCGGCACGAAGCACGCTCACCGCGAGTCGCTGCGCACCCTCGGGCTGCGCAAGATCCGCCAGAGCGTCGTGCGTGAAGACACCCCCCAGGTGCGCGGCCTGATCCACACCGTCCGCCACCTGGTGGAGGTCGAGGAGGTCCAGGCATGA
- the rpsE gene encoding 30S ribosomal protein S5 yields MPGRTRQFGGGQGGPGGQGGNDRGDRRDRRDRRDSGRGGAAQDKTPHLEKVVTINRVAKVVKGGRRFSFTALVVVGDGDGQVGVGYGKAKEVPAAIAKGVEEAKKNFFRVPRVGGTIPHPIQGEEAAGVVLLRPASAGTGVIAGGPVRAVLECAGVHDVLSKSLGSDNAINIVHATVAALKGLQRPEEVAARRGLPLEDVAPARMLRQRAGQGV; encoded by the coding sequence ATGCCGGGACGTACACGGCAATTCGGCGGCGGCCAGGGTGGACCCGGCGGGCAGGGCGGCAACGACCGCGGTGACCGTCGCGACCGCCGGGACCGGCGCGACAGCGGCCGTGGCGGGGCGGCCCAGGACAAGACCCCGCACCTCGAGAAGGTCGTGACGATCAACCGCGTCGCCAAGGTCGTCAAGGGTGGTCGTCGCTTCAGCTTCACCGCCCTGGTGGTCGTCGGTGACGGCGACGGTCAGGTCGGCGTCGGCTACGGCAAGGCCAAGGAAGTTCCCGCGGCCATCGCCAAGGGCGTCGAGGAAGCGAAGAAGAACTTCTTCCGCGTTCCCCGCGTCGGCGGCACCATCCCGCACCCGATCCAGGGTGAGGAGGCCGCCGGTGTCGTGCTGCTCCGTCCGGCGTCCGCCGGTACCGGCGTCATCGCCGGTGGCCCGGTGCGCGCGGTGCTGGAGTGCGCGGGTGTCCACGACGTGCTGTCGAAGTCGCTCGGCTCCGACAACGCGATCAACATCGTGCACGCGACCGTGGCGGCCCTGAAGGGCCTGCAGCGTCCCGAAGAGGTCGCGGCCCGCCGCGGTCTCCCGCTCGAGGACGTCGCGCCGGCCCGGATGCTGCGCCAGCGTGCGGGCCAGGGGGTCTGA
- the rplR gene encoding 50S ribosomal protein L18: MSDTTTKRKPVGKDISTRRRVAKARRHFRLRKKVSGTDQRPRLVVKRSSRHIAVQVIDDLVGHTLVSASTLEADLRTFDGDKKAKAAKVGQLVAERAKNAGISAVVFDRGGNAYHGRIAALADAAREAGLEF; encoded by the coding sequence ATGAGCGACACGACTACGAAGCGCAAGCCGGTGGGCAAGGACATCTCGACCCGCCGCCGCGTCGCGAAGGCCCGTCGGCACTTCCGCCTCCGCAAGAAGGTCTCGGGCACGGACCAGCGTCCGCGCCTGGTCGTCAAGCGGTCCTCGCGGCACATCGCCGTGCAGGTCATCGACGACCTGGTCGGCCACACGCTGGTCTCGGCGTCCACCCTCGAGGCGGACCTCCGGACGTTCGACGGCGACAAGAAGGCCAAGGCCGCCAAGGTCGGGCAGCTCGTCGCCGAGCGCGCGAAGAACGCCGGGATCTCGGCTGTGGTGTTCGACCGTGGGGGCAACGCCTACCACGGCCGCATCGCCGCGCTCGCCGACGCCGCCCGTGAGGCGGGGTTGGAGTTCTGA